From the Peptococcaceae bacterium 1198_IL3148 genome, the window GTGTATTTATTTAAGATTTGTGTCTCTAATCAACACCGGAGTAAATTTTACATAGTCCGCACTAACCAAGTGAAAATTTATGCCCCAAGCCGTATCCGGCAGCCGAAACCGTTGGGCTCGGGAGTGTAAATGTCCGTAGATCACTGTGCTCACGTTATACTTTTTCATTACTTCAATAAAGCCGGAAGGTTCGTGTTTCTCATTGGTGGGCATATAATGCATCATGACAATTATTTCATCAACCGCCTGTTTAACACTGCTGAGGGAGTTTTCCAAACGAATAATTTCCCGTTGATAAATTTTTTCGTCATGTTCTTTAAAACCACCGCCATTGTTGGGGCACACCCAGCCCCGGGTGCCGCAAATGGCAATGTTACCCACCATAACATGGTCGTTTTGGATGCCCTGCATATTGGCTGGCATGGCTTTACGCACCTTGCTGATACTCTGCCACCAGTAATCATGATTGCCCTGCACCGCAATAATTGTCCCCGGGAGACTGCCTAAGTAATGCATATCGTGAACGGCCTCTTCTAACTTTAAAGCCCAGGAAATATCCCCTGGCATTAAAACCACATCGCCATCCTTAACCATTTCATGCCAATTATAGTAAAGTTGTTTGTAATGCTGTTTCCATCTGGAACTACACACATCCATTGGCTTATGATCCACCACTGCATCCCAGTTATTAGGATCAACCGGTTCCAAAAAAGATAAGTGAACATCACTGATGGCATATATTTTCACGCTTACCACCCCCAGGACTTAAACTTATCATAAACTTAACATTTCATTACTGTCAATAATTTAAAACTTATAACCCAAAAAACATCGGGGTGATATATTCTTCTTCAAAGTAAAGATAACGGTCACCGGTGCGTAATGATTTCAGCGGCTCGGTGGATTTGTTACTAGAACCGCTTTTTTGCAAAATATAGTTCCTAAATTCACTTATTTCGGTTTTAAAAAGTCCCTGATAGTCACCAGGAATTTCATTTAAGTACTCCAGTACCGGCGCATAATGCTGTTTTTTTAAGTCTACATGATCAATTAAGTCCAGTTTAATATTAGCCCAGACATACCTTTTTAAAACC encodes:
- a CDS encoding metallophosphoesterase, producing the protein MKIYAISDVHLSFLEPVDPNNWDAVVDHKPMDVCSSRWKQHYKQLYYNWHEMVKDGDVVLMPGDISWALKLEEAVHDMHYLGSLPGTIIAVQGNHDYWWQSISKVRKAMPANMQGIQNDHVMVGNIAICGTRGWVCPNNGGGFKEHDEKIYQREIIRLENSLSSVKQAVDEIIVMMHYMPTNEKHEPSGFIEVMKKYNVSTVIYGHLHSRAQRFRLPDTAWGINFHLVSADYVKFTPVLIRDTNLK